From the genome of Acetomicrobium sp. S15 = DSM 107314:
ATGATAGACGATCCGATGCTCATCGGCGGCATAAAAGAACTCATAGCCAAGGGCAAGCTCGCTCGCGATGCCGTTGTAGAAAAGACCAAAGAACTGAAAGCGAGGCTCGAAAGCCTGCCCGACCCCTACATGAGGGAACGCGCCATAGACATAGAGGATGTCGGACTAAGGCTTTTTAGAGCTCTTCTCGGCATACCGGAACTCGACTTGTCAGCAACAACAGAACCTATAGTCCTCACTGCTGAAGAGCTAACCCCGTCGGAAACGGCCGGCCTTAAGCCCGATCGTGTTGCAGCAATAGTGACAGCCCGAGGAGGGGTAACGAGCCATGCTGCCATTATAGCCAAGGCGCTCGGAATACCGGCAGTCTCAGGCATCTCTACGAAAGAGTTAACGGATCAGACGCTAGCGATAGTTTACGGCGACGTCGGAACGGTAATCTTAAACCCATCCGAAGAGACGATCCAGAGGGCAAAGAGACAAATCCAGCGCCTTGCCGCAGAAAAACGGGAACTCGCCTCAATTGCAAAACTTACGGCCGAGACTAAGGATGGCACAAAATTGGAGCTTTGGGGAAATATCGCCTCACCCGAAGAGGTCGATGATGTAAGGGCATCCGGAGGTACGGGCATAGGGCTATTCAGGACAGAATTCCTTTACATGGACCGCCCACAACCTCCCACAGAAGAAGAACAGCTCGACGCATATGCAAAAGCCTTAAAGGCGATGGGTGATCGGCCAGTGGTGATACGGACGCTCGACGTAGGCGGCGACAAAGAGATCCCATACTTATCGATAGAAAAGGAAGGAAACCCTTTCTTGGGTTATCGCGCCATACGGCTATGCCTGGAAAATGAAGAGCTTTTTTTGACACAACTGCGCGCCCTGCTCCGCTCTTCCGTTTATGGGAAGCTCTGGATCATGTTTCCCATGATTTCGTCCATCTGGGAAGTGCGGCAGGCAAAGGAGATGCTGGAGAAGGCTAAGATACAACTAAAAAATGAGGGTAAAGGTTTTGATGAAGACATCAAGGTAGGCATAATGATAGAAACTCCGGCGGCAGCTATCATAAGCAGGGAGTTAGCTGCGGAGGTGGACTTCTTTTCCATAGGCACTAACGACCTTACCCAATATACGTTAGCCGTCGATCGAACCAATCAGAGGGTAAACCGATGGTTCGACTCATTCCACCCAGCCGTGTTGAGGCTAATCGCCATGACGGCCGAAGGGGCTCATGCACATAACATAGATTTGGGCGTTTGCGGCGAAATGGCAGGGGAGGAGCTTGCCATCCCCATTTTTGTGGGATTGGGATTCAACGAGCTGTCGATGGCCCCGGCTCGCATTCTATGGCAGAAGCGTACATTGCGCGCCACAACGTCAAAGTGGGCCAAAGAGATAACTGCCCAAGCTCTTAAGTTGTCATCCGCGCAGGAGGTGTACGCATTCTTAAAGACCAGCATAGATGAGATTATCCCCACGGCCAACCGGGAAAATAGCCCAACTTGACGATGAGCTGAGGGCCAAAGATGAGCGCCAACACCCCTCCCATCGCCAAAAAAGGCACAAAAGGGAGGGGGTCCTTCCTCCCCACTTTTTTAAGGGCAAGCAATACCAGGGCTACGCCTCCGCCCGTCAAAAAACCAAAATACAGTGCTAAAGCCGCCATTTTCCAACCCAACAGTGCACCGAGCCCGGCAGACAGCGTAGCGTCGCCATATCCCATTTTGCCGCGGCTCGCCACTATAATAGCCCCCATGACGCCCCCACCGAGCGCAGCACCAAAAAGACCATCAACTGCGGCATCGAGGCCGTTTATAACCCTGAAGGCGATGCCCAAAAATCCCATGGCGACGACAAAGCTGTCATAGACATAGCCGCCGTAAATATCGGTGAGAGAGGACAAAAGCAGCCCATAACCGGAAAGTAGCGCGGTAATCCAAGCCCAAGACACACCGAAACGCCAGGACGAAAAACCGCCAAAGATTGCACCTATGAGTTCCACAAAAAGATAGCGCCAGCCCAAGAAAGCATCACACCCTCTGCACCGTCCCTTTTGCAACAAAAAGGAAGCTATGGGCACGAGTTCCCACGCAGAGAGAACCTTGCCACAGGCATTGCAACGTGAGCGTTCAGCCCCCCACCACCGCTGACCGGAAACGCTCCTTTCGGCCACCACGTTTAGAAACGACCCCATAGCGGCACCCAAGATCGCGTTTAACGCTACAAAGAGCATCAATGTGACCTCACGAAACCTTGCACTTCTCCTTCTTGTATTGTATTATATTATCATAAAGAGATCTCAGGGGAGGTGTGTCTTATGACGACAAGAAAGATGCTGACCGCTGTCGATCTCAGCGAGATATCCGAACCTCTGGTGATTTACAGCCATTCCATAGCGCACAGATTGGACATCGAGGTAACCTATATCCATGTACTCCCCCATACGGCCGTCTGGCGCGGATATGAGCCATGGATCCCTCCCGAAATGGATGCCCAAGTGTGGGAAGTGGCGAGAAAGAAGATGGCCTACTACGTCCGCAAGGCCGAGGAGCTTTTCCCCAACGAGCCAGAGCATAAGCACGAAATAATAATCAAAGAGGGTTATCCTGCTGACATCATCATTCAAACAGCTAAAGAAGGCAACTATGGCTTGATTGTGGTCGGCTATAAGGGGCACAGCACCTTGGAACGAATATTAGTTGGCAGCACCGGCGCAGCCGTCGCTCGCCATGCCCCTTGCTCCGTGCTCATATATCGCCCCGGGTACGAGATTATTTAAGGCCTTCAGACGATCAACTTGCCGCTGCCGGGTTTCTTCTTTGCCCCCGTCATCTTGTCGAGCTGCTGCAGGACGGCGGGGGAAGCTACGTCTATACGCGGCTTCCTTGCATCCTGAGAAGCTAACTCCTGAAGCCTCTTCTCGTATTCATCGATGCTCTTCTTAAGGGCTTTAACGTCGTTTTTGATCCACTGAAGTATACCATCAGCAGCAGCTTGGACCATATCCGCATTCGGTTCCTCGGCCATGAGGCCCAAATCCTTGAGGAGTTTATACTCGTCCCTGAGGGCATCGATGATATCCTCATCCGTCAATAAGCCTTTCTTGTACATGGCTCTGGCCAATACGTTGAACTTGGTTTTAACGTTTTCGTCAGAGACGGTCAGCGCGTCGATGCGAGCCATGATCATAGAAAGCAACTCATCTAAGCTAATTTGCATAGGCACTGGCATGCTCATACCTCCTTGAGACTTGCAGATTCAACTGCGCCGATGACAAAAGTTCGCACATGGCTTATTCTAACACAAAGGCAAAACTTGTGCTCCGCTCATAATATATCTTGTGCTACGATGATTTTGGAGGTGTCAGATGCTGGCAGGCATGCAGCTCAAACGACGACTCGTCACCATTAGACGGCTCTTCATGCACGAATGGCAGACGTTCGTCGTAATTACGATAGGGGCACTGTGCTCCTCAGTTGGCATAATATCGTTGACCATGCCGTTTCGTCTGCCGGATGCAGGCGTATCGGGTCTGGCCGTGCTTTCCAACTACGCTTTTGGCATATCGCCGGCGTGGATTATAGCTATAGGAAATGTGGGACTTTTATTATGGGGATGGCGGGAACTATCGCCGCGCTTCGTCATTTGGACAGCTTACGGTGTTGCTGTCGTCTCGGTACTGTTGAAACTTTTAGAATGGCTCCCTGCAATCCCATTAAATGATATGATTTTAGTTTGCGTTTCAGCGGGTGTCATAAAGGGCCTTGGGGGTGGCTTGGTTTTTCGTGCCGGTGCTTCCCTGGGCGGAACGGACATAATAGTCTCGGTCCTTCGCAAACGTTACGGCATTGAGGTCGGTAAGTATACCTTTTATATAAACTTGATTATATTGGGCCTTTCTATCGGCGTGGTGGGCTTAGAAAGAGCAATTTTAGGTTTAGTTAGCATTTACGTAAATGGGCTGGTAACAGATAATGTGCTCCGTTCATTTGACAGAAGAAAGCAGGTATTTATCATAACTAAAGACACACAATTGGTGTGCAGCTTTATTACACAAACACTACGTCGTGGCGTTACGATCTTGCACGGCGAAGGCGGATATACCAAACAAGTTCGCCCAGTGATCTTTTGTCTCCTCACCGCGCGCCA
Proteins encoded in this window:
- the ptsP gene encoding phosphoenolpyruvate--protein phosphotransferase; translation: MAERKLKGVPLSSGVGIGRILLLRSVPFETTGKEIDQDERVKELERFTAAHKEAKERLLALKKNAEGHLPQEEMGILEAHLLMIDDPMLIGGIKELIAKGKLARDAVVEKTKELKARLESLPDPYMRERAIDIEDVGLRLFRALLGIPELDLSATTEPIVLTAEELTPSETAGLKPDRVAAIVTARGGVTSHAAIIAKALGIPAVSGISTKELTDQTLAIVYGDVGTVILNPSEETIQRAKRQIQRLAAEKRELASIAKLTAETKDGTKLELWGNIASPEEVDDVRASGGTGIGLFRTEFLYMDRPQPPTEEEQLDAYAKALKAMGDRPVVIRTLDVGGDKEIPYLSIEKEGNPFLGYRAIRLCLENEELFLTQLRALLRSSVYGKLWIMFPMISSIWEVRQAKEMLEKAKIQLKNEGKGFDEDIKVGIMIETPAAAIISRELAAEVDFFSIGTNDLTQYTLAVDRTNQRVNRWFDSFHPAVLRLIAMTAEGAHAHNIDLGVCGEMAGEELAIPIFVGLGFNELSMAPARILWQKRTLRATTSKWAKEITAQALKLSSAQEVYAFLKTSIDEIIPTANRENSPT
- a CDS encoding prepilin peptidase codes for the protein MLFVALNAILGAAMGSFLNVVAERSVSGQRWWGAERSRCNACGKVLSAWELVPIASFLLQKGRCRGCDAFLGWRYLFVELIGAIFGGFSSWRFGVSWAWITALLSGYGLLLSSLTDIYGGYVYDSFVVAMGFLGIAFRVINGLDAAVDGLFGAALGGGVMGAIIVASRGKMGYGDATLSAGLGALLGWKMAALALYFGFLTGGGVALVLLALKKVGRKDPLPFVPFLAMGGVLALIFGPQLIVKLGYFPGWPWG
- a CDS encoding universal stress protein; translation: MTTRKMLTAVDLSEISEPLVIYSHSIAHRLDIEVTYIHVLPHTAVWRGYEPWIPPEMDAQVWEVARKKMAYYVRKAEELFPNEPEHKHEIIIKEGYPADIIIQTAKEGNYGLIVVGYKGHSTLERILVGSTGAAVARHAPCSVLIYRPGYEII
- a CDS encoding YitT family protein, with product MLAGMQLKRRLVTIRRLFMHEWQTFVVITIGALCSSVGIISLTMPFRLPDAGVSGLAVLSNYAFGISPAWIIAIGNVGLLLWGWRELSPRFVIWTAYGVAVVSVLLKLLEWLPAIPLNDMILVCVSAGVIKGLGGGLVFRAGASLGGTDIIVSVLRKRYGIEVGKYTFYINLIILGLSIGVVGLERAILGLVSIYVNGLVTDNVLRSFDRRKQVFIITKDTQLVCSFITQTLRRGVTILHGEGGYTKQVRPVIFCLLTARQTMELKRFLAQNDPRAFMVISDAAEVVGEGFKRWSAL